Proteins found in one Anopheles aquasalis chromosome 3, idAnoAquaMG_Q_19, whole genome shotgun sequence genomic segment:
- the LOC126578592 gene encoding protein disulfide-isomerase — translation MKLLSAFALVLTIATVAIAEEEVKSEDGVLVLTKDNFDSVIADNEYVLVEFYAPWCGHCKALAPEYAKAAKVLADKESKIKLAKVDATVEPELAEKFGIRGYPTLKFFRSGSQIDYTGGREQDTIVSWLEKKTGPAAKELETVEAAEEFLTENNVAVVGFFKDRESKEAKAFLATAVAIDDYPFGITSSEDVYAKYEAKCGSVVLFKHFDEGKAVFEGEATEEALKKFVTAQALPLIVDFSHETAQKIFGGEIKSHLLFFISKEAGHLKEYVEPAKEIAKKFREQILFVTIDADQEDHARILEFFGMKKDEVPALRIIRLEEDMAKYKPPTSDLSAEKIGAFVSDFLDGKVKQHLLSQDLPEDWDKEPVKVLVATKFDEVAFDKTKDVLVEFYAPWCGHCKQLVPIYDKLGEKYKDSDSVVIAKIDATANELEHTKISSFPTIFLYRKGDNEKVEFKGERTLEGFVKFLEGEKDEQPEEEEEKEEKPAKDEL, via the exons ATGAAGCTTTTGTCGGCTTTTGCGCTGGTGctgaccatcgccaccgtggccatcgcGGAGGAAGAGGTCAAATCCGAGGATGGAGTTCTGGTGCTGACGAAGGACAACTTCGATTCGGTCATCGCCGACAACGAGTACGTGCTGGTGGAATTCT ACGCCCCGTGGTGCGGACACTGCAAGGCTCTGGCGCCTGAGTACGCAAAGGCTGCCAAGGTGCTGGCGGACAAGGAATCAAAGATCAAGCTGGCCAAGGTCGATGCCACGGTCGAGCCGGAGCTGGCCGAAAAGTTCGGTATCCGTGGATACCCGACACTGAAATTCTTCCGCAGCGGATCGCAAATTGACTACACCGGAGGTCGCGAACAGGACACCATTGTGTCGTGGCTCGAGAAGAAGACTGGCCCGGCCGCCAAGGAACTGGAGACGGTGGAAGCTGCCGAAGAGTTCCTGACGGAGAACAATGTTGCCGTGGTTGGATTCTTCAAGGATCGTGAATCGAAGGAGGCCAAGGCATTCCTTGCCACCGCGGTCGCCATCGATGACTATCCGTTCGGTATCACCAGCAGCGAGGATGTGTACGCCAAGTACGAGGCCAAGTGTGGATCCGTTGTGTTGTTCAAGCACTTCGATGAGGGCAAGGCCGTGTTCGAGGGTGAAGCGACCGAAGAGGCACTGAAGAAGTTCGTCACCGCCCAGGCTCTTCCGCTGATTGTGGACTTTAGCCACGAGACTGCCCAAAAGATCTTCGGTGGTGAAATCAAGAGCCATCTGCTGTTCTTCATCTCGAAGGAGGCTGGACACCTGAAGGAATACGTTGAGCCGGCGAAGGAGATTGCCAAGAAGTTCCGTGAGCAGATCTTGTTCGTGACGATCGATGCCGATCAGGAGGACCACGCTCGCATCCTGGAGTTCTTCGGCATGAAGAAGGACGAAGTACCGGCCCTGCGCATCATCCGCCTCGAGGAGGATATGGCCAAGTACaagccaccaaccagcgaCCTGTCGGCGGAGAAGATCGGTGCCTTTGTTTCGGACTTCTTGGATGGCAAGGTTAAGCAGCATCTGCTCTCGCAGGATCTGCCAGAGGACTGGGACAAGGAGCCGGTGAAGGTGCTGGTTGCCACCAAATTCGACGAGGTTGCCTTCGACAAGACGAAAGACGTGTTGGTTGAGTTCTACGCCCCGTGGTGCGGACACTGCAAACAGCTGGTGCCAATTTACGACAAACTGGGAGAGAAGTACAAGGACAGCGACAGCGTTGTGATCGCGAAGATCGATGCCACTGCCAACGAGCTGGAGCACACCAAAATTTCCTCCTTCCCAACGATCTTCCTGTACCGAAAGGGCGACAACGAGAAGGTTGAGTTCAAGGGTGAGCGCACCCTGGAGGGATTCGTGAAGTTCCTGGAGGGTGAAAAGGATGAG CAacccgaggaggaggaggagaaggaggagaagccaGCAAAGGATGAGCTGTAA